In a genomic window of Anoxybacter fermentans:
- the mnmH gene encoding tRNA 2-selenouridine(34) synthase MnmH, whose protein sequence is MKDIKVEEALKLKNPIFIDVRSPGEFAEGTIPGAVNIPLFSDEERAEIGTIYKNIGPKKAREQGLEYVSPKLPDLVKTIEKAAADGIPIIFCWRGGERSKSIGTILDLMKLPVYRLEGGYKAYRRYILDQFANYHFPPQAVVLHGYTGVGKTEILHRLAEIGHPVLDLEGLAGHRGSVFGSIGIKNVRNQKHFDALLYNRLEELKDESYILMEAESKRIGRVHMPDFLVEKKKNGIPILITASLEVRVERIIEEYVTEKINKEFLDLCYSSLKAIEKRLIKRIGKAGFVELEEALFKGDLKFVVRVLLTEYYDPLYKYSQDKYDQFVLVVDADDLQKAVNEIDKFLKEKYPKKRS, encoded by the coding sequence ATGAAAGATATAAAAGTAGAAGAAGCATTAAAGCTCAAAAATCCAATATTTATTGATGTTCGTTCTCCAGGTGAGTTTGCTGAGGGCACGATTCCTGGAGCAGTGAATATTCCACTTTTCTCTGATGAGGAGAGAGCCGAGATTGGAACAATTTATAAAAATATAGGACCCAAAAAGGCCCGGGAACAGGGATTGGAATATGTATCTCCTAAATTGCCTGATCTAGTCAAAACTATAGAAAAGGCAGCCGCTGATGGAATACCTATCATCTTTTGCTGGCGGGGCGGTGAAAGAAGTAAAAGTATTGGTACTATTTTGGACTTGATGAAGTTACCGGTTTACCGATTGGAAGGAGGATATAAAGCATATCGCCGCTATATTTTAGACCAATTTGCTAACTATCATTTTCCTCCTCAGGCAGTTGTTCTTCACGGATATACCGGTGTTGGAAAGACCGAAATTCTTCATCGGTTAGCTGAAATTGGACATCCTGTACTGGATCTGGAAGGTTTAGCTGGTCACCGTGGTTCAGTCTTTGGGAGTATTGGAATTAAAAATGTCCGTAATCAAAAACACTTTGATGCTCTTTTATATAATCGATTGGAAGAATTGAAGGATGAATCCTATATTTTGATGGAAGCAGAAAGTAAGAGAATCGGTCGAGTCCATATGCCTGACTTTCTTGTTGAGAAGAAGAAGAATGGAATACCAATTCTTATAACTGCTTCACTAGAAGTACGGGTGGAGCGCATTATTGAGGAATATGTGACTGAAAAGATTAATAAGGAATTTTTAGATCTATGTTATAGTTCTTTAAAGGCTATTGAGAAGAGATTAATTAAGCGGATTGGAAAAGCTGGATTTGTTGAACTTGAAGAGGCACTTTTTAAAGGAGATCTTAAATTTGTAGTCCGGGTTTTATTGACAGAATACTATGACCCATTATATAAATATTCCCAGGACAAATATGATCAATTTGTTCTAGTAGTAGATGCTGATGATCTTCAAAAAGCTGTCAATGAAATTGATAAATTTTTAAAAGAAAAATATCCTAAAAAGAGGTCTTAA
- the yfmH gene encoding EF-P 5-aminopentanol modification-associated protein YfmH, giving the protein MKQVMLKKMHDPVIDETIYFDVLENGLPVYIMPKVGFKQKYAAFATNYGSIDNRFRVAGEKNIVTVPNGIAHFLEHKMFEDEDVNVFDKFAYYGANVNAYTTYTTTSYFFDTCDNFAECLELLLDFVQYLYLTDETVEKEKGIIAQEILMYEDDPDWMAYLNLLKALFHVHPVREDIAGTIESISQINRELILKCYNIFYHPSNMILFVVGDLDPEWVFELVYENQIKKDYTIQPFIERFYPNEPKTIFKKRVESSMPVSRPIYKLGFKEQKTGEDGNLLLKKELATNMLLEILVGKGSELYQKLYASGLIDDSFSISYSGERDHGMTVLGGQTSDPERLHAALIEGIQAKMGQIKEEELERVRKRLIGDYITIFDSLSSIVQNFIAYHFRNMNLFHELKILNEITLDYLEERFEEHFNLANHAVSIIYPL; this is encoded by the coding sequence ATGAAGCAGGTAATGTTGAAGAAAATGCATGACCCCGTTATTGATGAAACTATTTATTTTGATGTGCTGGAAAATGGGCTCCCTGTTTATATTATGCCGAAAGTGGGCTTTAAACAAAAATATGCTGCCTTCGCAACCAATTATGGTTCTATCGATAATAGATTTCGGGTTGCAGGAGAAAAAAATATAGTGACAGTTCCCAATGGAATTGCTCATTTTCTTGAACACAAAATGTTTGAAGATGAGGATGTTAATGTTTTTGATAAATTTGCTTATTATGGTGCCAATGTAAATGCATATACTACCTATACTACTACCAGTTATTTTTTCGATACATGTGATAACTTTGCCGAATGTCTGGAACTACTTTTGGATTTTGTTCAATATCTCTATTTGACTGACGAAACTGTGGAAAAAGAAAAAGGAATCATTGCTCAGGAGATTTTAATGTATGAGGACGATCCTGATTGGATGGCATATTTAAACTTACTTAAAGCTCTTTTTCATGTCCATCCTGTTCGGGAGGATATTGCCGGAACGATAGAAAGCATTTCTCAGATTAACCGGGAATTAATATTAAAATGTTATAATATCTTTTATCATCCCAGCAACATGATACTATTTGTCGTAGGTGATCTGGATCCCGAATGGGTTTTTGAATTGGTATATGAGAATCAAATAAAAAAAGATTATACCATTCAGCCTTTTATTGAACGTTTTTATCCAAATGAACCGAAGACTATTTTTAAAAAGCGGGTTGAAAGTTCAATGCCCGTTTCACGCCCAATCTATAAATTGGGCTTTAAAGAGCAGAAGACTGGAGAAGATGGTAATTTACTGCTGAAAAAAGAGCTGGCTACCAACATGTTGTTAGAAATTCTGGTCGGTAAGGGATCAGAACTCTATCAAAAGTTATATGCTTCAGGTCTTATTGATGATAGTTTTTCTATTTCTTATTCTGGAGAAAGGGATCATGGAATGACAGTTCTTGGAGGTCAAACCAGTGATCCAGAGAGACTTCATGCTGCCCTTATTGAAGGGATCCAGGCAAAGATGGGTCAGATTAAAGAGGAGGAGCTAGAACGTGTAAGAAAGCGGCTAATAGGAGATTATATTACTATCTTTGATTCTTTAAGTTCCATTGTTCAAAATTTTATTGCCTATCATTTTAGAAATATGAATCTGTTTCATGAACTTAAAATTCTTAATGAGATTACATTGGATTATCTTGAAGAACGTTTTGAAGAACATTTTAATCTCGCTAATCATGCTGTATCCATCATATATCCATTATAA